One stretch of Portunus trituberculatus isolate SZX2019 chromosome 23, ASM1759143v1, whole genome shotgun sequence DNA includes these proteins:
- the LOC123507620 gene encoding uncharacterized protein LOC123507620, whose protein sequence is MFCKYFREVGVPLRLRTDGGPQFTSQEFRSFADRWGMRHIVTSPHYPQANRHVEAAMKCIKHLILKVAPSGDIDCEEFDQGLLELRNTPNFTGRSPAQMLYGRPLQSCVPAHPDAFSKEWQCRAEDCDRRAAVRAESAAVRYDSQARKLSKLSVGQHVRLQDPKTHRWDKVGIVMGVGRTRTYEVRVPSSRVYWRNRRFLRPVPLPNNPPECGAQCSEPPVELRCSKRLQGRLLETETTSVEGGGRCMYM, encoded by the coding sequence ATGTTCTGCAAGTACTTCCGGGAGGTGGGTGTCCCGCTTCGCCTAAGAACAGATGGAGGCCCCCAGTTCACTAGCCAAGAGTTCCGTAGCTTCGCAGACCGATGGGGCATGCGACACATTGTTACGTCCCCTCACTATCCACAAGCTAACAGGCACGTGGAGGCTGCAATGAAGTGCATTAAGCACCTCATACTGAAGGTGGCCCCATCTGGAGACATTGATTGTGAGGAGTTTGATCAAGGTTTGCTGGAGCTTCGCAACACTCCTAACTTCACCGGCCGCTCACCAGCGCAGATGTTGTACGGCCGCCCACTTCAGTCATGTGTCCCTGCCCACCCAGATGCCTTCTCCAAGGAGTGGCAGTGCAGAGCCGAGGACTGTGACCGCCGTGCAGCTGTCCGTGCCGAAAGTGCAGCAGTACGGTATGACAGCCAGGCACGGAAGCTCTCTAAGCTCAGTGTCGGCCAGCACGTCAGACTGCAGGACCCCAAAACTCACCGCTGGGACAAGGTCGGCATTGTCATGGGGGTTGGCAGAACCAGGACCTATGAAGTGCGTGTCCCCAGTAGTCGGGTGTACTGGCGCAACCGTCGTTTCCTGCGTCCAGTGCCTCTACCCAACAACCCTCCGGAGTGTGGAGCCCAGTGCAGTGAGCCGCCAGTAGAATTGCGCTGCTCAAAACGGCTCCAAGGCAGACTGCTCGAGACTGAGACTACAAGcgtggaggggggagggaggtgtatgtatatgtaa